Proteins found in one bacterium genomic segment:
- a CDS encoding Smr/MutS family protein has product MTDEPDPVELPIDGTLDLHTFSPRDVGSLVPEYLTECRTRGIYLVRIIHGKGTGALRETVHSILRKLPEVKTFYLAGDASSWGATIAELTPL; this is encoded by the coding sequence ATGACCGATGAACCAGACCCTGTTGAATTGCCGATAGACGGTACCCTCGATCTGCACACCTTTTCGCCGCGTGATGTTGGATCTCTCGTGCCCGAGTACCTCACCGAGTGCCGCACTCGCGGGATCTATCTCGTCCGCATTATCCACGGCAAAGGCACCGGCGCTCTCCGCGAGACCGTCCATTCTATTTTGAGAAAGCTGCCCGAGGTAAAAACCTTCTACCTCGCGGGAGATGCCAGCAGTTGGGGCGCCACCATCGCCGAACTTACCCCCCTCTGA
- a CDS encoding sulfatase-like hydrolase/transferase — protein MPEHADKTAFNRRRTAATQNWIAALTGELTASSLQVWVRTLLVMMVFLLFWRALYRFVYPSYFAAVPGKDLWMVYLVGLRFDLATALGTIAAPMLLLWLPWPRVWRRWVNRVSLWLTCAFVIVSVGFMWGDLLFFEENGHHLTSEPADTTHAVWPMVNTAFTEYPLQLIGLCLLCWGFVWAIRKQFRHASDAPTRWWGYPLRLVLVAAVTLIGVRGGLQKEPLKVTDAIISQYYTAANLALNGWYSFTATMIADHRDRPLAVPDDKAVALTQKIIAGPRDHFESPRYPLLRRTYPTASIAGKDAQLNVVLIIVESLNATYLPSFGGPLPVMPFLDSLAHQSLIFTNCNSVATRSFRGVCACLTSVPDLGDDALGITFALPKLRGLGEILHDQNYHVSFLHGASPGSMGIEAIAHMAGYEHFESSADFPSSAQNGSWGVWDHLALERISEELDTTPEPYHYGMFTLCTHAPWKLPDGFKPSFAPTVPNAEILNSFAYLDASFRDFFARESQKDRFKRTLYVIIGDHTSHALSEQELYRIANIYYAPGRIAPAVDTRLTSQLDVLPTILDLAGVDAPHAAFGRSAVDADTASRYNVSVQGSLLHWRRPDRTLVNDLRKDITLYDPQDPRDGEANLLQTEPLMADSLRRELHAFYQTANSLIHSNRISPPK, from the coding sequence TTGCCTGAACACGCCGACAAAACCGCATTCAATCGCCGTAGAACCGCCGCCACCCAGAACTGGATCGCCGCCCTCACCGGAGAATTGACCGCATCCTCTCTCCAGGTATGGGTGCGGACGCTCCTCGTGATGATGGTTTTTCTCCTCTTCTGGCGTGCGCTCTATCGCTTCGTCTATCCTTCGTACTTCGCCGCGGTGCCCGGAAAAGACCTGTGGATGGTCTATCTGGTCGGGCTCCGCTTCGATCTGGCGACGGCGCTCGGCACCATCGCCGCGCCGATGCTCCTTCTCTGGCTCCCTTGGCCGCGCGTGTGGCGGCGCTGGGTAAACCGCGTCTCACTCTGGCTCACCTGTGCCTTTGTGATTGTATCGGTCGGTTTCATGTGGGGAGACCTGCTCTTCTTCGAAGAGAATGGCCATCACCTCACCAGCGAGCCCGCCGATACCACTCATGCCGTGTGGCCGATGGTGAATACCGCCTTCACTGAATACCCGTTGCAGCTCATTGGGCTCTGCCTGCTGTGCTGGGGCTTTGTATGGGCCATCCGTAAGCAGTTCCGGCACGCTTCTGACGCGCCAACCCGCTGGTGGGGCTATCCGCTGCGCCTGGTCCTTGTTGCTGCCGTGACGTTGATCGGTGTGCGCGGTGGCCTGCAAAAGGAACCGCTGAAGGTTACCGATGCCATCATCTCACAATACTATACCGCCGCCAATCTGGCGCTGAATGGCTGGTACAGCTTCACGGCCACCATGATTGCCGATCACCGGGACCGTCCTCTGGCTGTACCCGATGACAAGGCCGTCGCCCTCACTCAGAAGATCATCGCCGGCCCCCGCGATCACTTCGAGTCGCCGCGCTACCCGCTGCTTCGCCGCACCTATCCCACGGCGTCGATTGCAGGCAAGGACGCTCAGCTAAATGTCGTGCTGATCATCGTCGAGTCCCTCAACGCCACCTACCTGCCATCGTTCGGCGGGCCTCTGCCGGTGATGCCGTTTCTCGATTCGCTGGCCCACCAGAGCCTGATCTTTACCAACTGCAATTCCGTCGCCACCCGCAGCTTTCGCGGTGTCTGTGCCTGTCTGACGTCCGTTCCCGATCTGGGCGATGATGCCCTCGGTATCACCTTCGCCCTGCCTAAACTGCGCGGCCTCGGCGAGATTCTGCATGACCAGAACTACCACGTAAGCTTCCTCCATGGAGCCTCTCCGGGGTCGATGGGCATTGAAGCCATCGCGCATATGGCCGGCTATGAACACTTCGAGAGTTCCGCCGACTTTCCCTCCAGCGCGCAAAACGGCTCGTGGGGCGTGTGGGATCATCTGGCCCTCGAGCGCATCTCCGAAGAGCTGGACACCACCCCCGAGCCCTATCACTACGGCATGTTCACCCTCTGCACCCATGCACCGTGGAAACTTCCCGACGGCTTCAAACCGTCCTTCGCTCCCACGGTACCCAATGCGGAGATTCTCAATTCCTTCGCCTACCTCGATGCGTCCTTCCGCGATTTCTTCGCCCGCGAATCCCAAAAGGATCGCTTCAAGCGCACGCTGTATGTGATTATCGGTGACCACACCAGCCACGCGCTTTCCGAGCAGGAACTCTACCGCATCGCCAACATCTACTATGCCCCCGGCCGCATCGCACCCGCGGTGGACACGCGCCTCACCAGTCAGTTGGATGTATTGCCCACCATTCTTGATCTTGCCGGAGTGGATGCTCCGCATGCGGCCTTCGGCCGGAGCGCTGTGGATGCCGATACCGCCAGCCGCTACAACGTCTCTGTGCAGGGCAGCCTCCTGCATTGGCGCCGTCCCGACCGCACACTGGTCAATGACCTGCGCAAAGACATCACCCTCTACGATCCCCAGGATCCCCGTGACGGCGAAGCCAACCTGCTCCAAACCGAGCCCCTCATGGCGGACAGCTTGCGCCGTGAACTCCACGCCTTCTACCAAACCGCCAACAGCCTGATCCACAGCAATCGCATCAGTCCACCCAAATAG